From the Scophthalmus maximus strain ysfricsl-2021 chromosome 11, ASM2237912v1, whole genome shotgun sequence genome, one window contains:
- the LOC118299112 gene encoding ubiquitin-associated and SH3 domain-containing protein B-like isoform X1: protein MAAKEDIYSKILPRRLRQNRPGSVKCGSNLDVLLSMGFPRPRALKALVSTGGRSVQAACDWLFSHVDDPFLDDPLPREFVLYLRPSGPLQNQLSHFWQQSRVTCGKNKAHNIFPHITLCQFFMCADHKVEALCEALQATVQQWRGRFPSPLPLELYTSSNFIGLFVEEQVADVLKQFAADFATEATRKAEVHVEPHKKQLHVTLAYNFPTDHLPSLEKLAKGIEVKLGCDWLAVLFSRDIRFANHETLRVMYPYMPQNEDELELVPGDFVFMSPVDQSSTSEGWVYGTSLATGLSGLLPENYVSLSDESDTWVFHGSHSFFSCGPSDKTSKERGMFDGLLDSRRSDNTSPGDTPTLSLICHPMQQVLRISSGHPRQSKRTLFVCRHGERMDVVFGKHWLSLCSDSKGRYVRSNLNMPPSLPLWGGQRDYEMDTPLTVFGSTQARLVGEALLESNTAIDFVYCSPSLRCVQTAQNILKGLQQDGKVKLRVEPGLFEWTKWVSGNSLPAWIPPSDLATANFSVDTMYRPLIPVSKLTVSESYENYMSRSYQVTKDILSDCKNTGNNVLIVAHASSLEACTRQLQGRSPQSAKDFIQVVRKIPYLGFCSCEEQGDTGGWQLVDPPILPLTHGPNHMFDWRETLLQD from the exons GCTGAAAGCTCTCGTATCGACAGGGGGCCGGAGTGTGCAAGCAGCATGTGACTG GCTGTTTTCCCATGTGGACGACCCGTTCCTGGACGACCCTCTGCCCAGGGAGTTCGTCCTCTACCTGCGACCCAGTGGGCCACTTCAGAACCAGCTCTCCCACTTCTGGCAGCAGAGCCGGGTCACTTGTGGCAAAAACAAAGCCCACAACATTTTCCCCCACATCACTCTCTGCCAGTTCTTCATG TGTGCAGACCACAAAGTAGAAGCCCTATGTGAGGCCCTCCAGGCCACCGTACAGCAGTGGCGAGGTCGCTTTCCCAGCCCGCTGCCTCTGGAGCTCTACACATCCTCCAACTTCATTGGTCTTTttgtggaggagcaggtggCCGACGTCCTGAAGCAGTTTGCAGCCGACTTTGCCACAGAGGCAACAAGGAAGGCAG AAGTCCACGTGGAGCCTCACAAGAAGCAGCTCCACGTAACTCTGGCCTACAACTTCCCCACTGACCACCTCCCGTCACTGGAGAAACTGGCCAAGGGCATCGAAGTCAAGCTGGGCTGTGACTGGTTGGCTGTCTTGTTCTCCCGGGACATTCGTTTCGCTAACCACGAG ACCCTGCGGGTGATGTACCCCTACATGCCTCAGAACGAGGATGAGCTGGAGCTGGTTCCTGGGGACTTTGTCTTCATGTCTCCAGTGGACCAGAGTAGCACCAGTGAGGGATGGGTGTACGGGACCTCGCTGGCCACCGGGCTTTCCGGCCTGCTGCCCGAGAACTACGTCAGCCTGTCTGATGAATCCGACACCTGGGTCTTCCATGG CTCCCATTCCTTCTTCAGCTGTGGGCCCAGTGACAAGACCAGTAAGGAGAGAGGGATGTTTGATGGACTGCTGGACAGCCGACGCTCCGATAACACGAGTCCCGGAGACACGCCCACCCTCAGTCTCATTTGTCATCCAATGCAG CAGGTCCTGCGGATCAGCAGCGGTCACCCTCGGCAGTCCAAACGTACACTTTTCGTCTGCCGGCACGGCGAGAGGATGGATGTGGTCTTCGGCAAACACTGGCTCTCCCTCTGCTCAGACAGTAAAG GTAGATATGTACGTTCCAATCTGAACATGCCTCCCAGTTTGCCACTGTGGGGGGGCCAGAGAGATTATGAAATGGACACGCCTCTCACTGTGTTCGGCTCCACACAGGCTCGACTAGTGG GTGAGGCCCTGCTAGAGAGTAACACAGCGATAGACTTTGTGtactgctctccctctctgcgaTGTGTTCAGACTGCACAGAACATCCTGAAAG GTCTGCAGCAGGATGGTAAAGTGAAGCTGAGAGTGGAACCGGGGCTTTTTGAATGGACCAAGTGGGTTTCTGGGAACTCCCTGCCAGCATGGATACCCCCATCTGACTTGGCTACTGCCAACTTCAGTGTGGACACAATGTACAG ACCACTGATCCCAGTCAGCAAGCTCACCGTGTCGGAGTCCTATGAGAACTACATGAGTCGGAGCTACCAAGTGACCAAAGATATCCTGTCGGACTGCAAAAACACTG GAAACAACGTGCTGATTGTAGCCCACGCTTCTTCCTTAGAGGCATGCACGCGCCAGCTGCAGGGCCGCAGCCCGCAGAGCGCCAAGGACTTCATCCAAGTCGTCCGAAAG ATCCCCTACCTGGGCTTCTGCTCCTGCGAGGAGCAGGGGGACACCGGCGGGTGGCAGTTAGTGGaccctcccatcctccccctcaCACATGGACCAAACCACATGTTTGACTGGAGGGAGACACTTCTGCAAGACTGA
- the LOC118299112 gene encoding ubiquitin-associated and SH3 domain-containing protein B-like isoform X2 yields the protein MAAKEDIYSKILPRRLRQNRPGSVKCGSNLDVLLSMGFPRPRALKALVSTGGRSVQAACDWLFSHVDDPFLDDPLPREFVLYLRPSGPLQNQLSHFWQQSRVTCGKNKAHNIFPHITLCQFFMCADHKVEALCEALQATVQQWRGRFPSPLPLELYTSSNFIGLFVEEQVADVLKQFAADFATEATRKAEVHVEPHKKQLHVTLAYNFPTDHLPSLEKLAKGIEVKLGCDWLAVLFSRDIRFANHETLRVMYPYMPQNEDELELVPGDFVFMSPVDQSSTSEGWVYGTSLATGLSGLLPENYVSLSDESDTWVFHGSHSFFSCGPSDKTSKERGMFDGLLDSRRSDNTSPGDTPTLSLICHPMQVLRISSGHPRQSKRTLFVCRHGERMDVVFGKHWLSLCSDSKGRYVRSNLNMPPSLPLWGGQRDYEMDTPLTVFGSTQARLVGEALLESNTAIDFVYCSPSLRCVQTAQNILKGLQQDGKVKLRVEPGLFEWTKWVSGNSLPAWIPPSDLATANFSVDTMYRPLIPVSKLTVSESYENYMSRSYQVTKDILSDCKNTGNNVLIVAHASSLEACTRQLQGRSPQSAKDFIQVVRKIPYLGFCSCEEQGDTGGWQLVDPPILPLTHGPNHMFDWRETLLQD from the exons GCTGAAAGCTCTCGTATCGACAGGGGGCCGGAGTGTGCAAGCAGCATGTGACTG GCTGTTTTCCCATGTGGACGACCCGTTCCTGGACGACCCTCTGCCCAGGGAGTTCGTCCTCTACCTGCGACCCAGTGGGCCACTTCAGAACCAGCTCTCCCACTTCTGGCAGCAGAGCCGGGTCACTTGTGGCAAAAACAAAGCCCACAACATTTTCCCCCACATCACTCTCTGCCAGTTCTTCATG TGTGCAGACCACAAAGTAGAAGCCCTATGTGAGGCCCTCCAGGCCACCGTACAGCAGTGGCGAGGTCGCTTTCCCAGCCCGCTGCCTCTGGAGCTCTACACATCCTCCAACTTCATTGGTCTTTttgtggaggagcaggtggCCGACGTCCTGAAGCAGTTTGCAGCCGACTTTGCCACAGAGGCAACAAGGAAGGCAG AAGTCCACGTGGAGCCTCACAAGAAGCAGCTCCACGTAACTCTGGCCTACAACTTCCCCACTGACCACCTCCCGTCACTGGAGAAACTGGCCAAGGGCATCGAAGTCAAGCTGGGCTGTGACTGGTTGGCTGTCTTGTTCTCCCGGGACATTCGTTTCGCTAACCACGAG ACCCTGCGGGTGATGTACCCCTACATGCCTCAGAACGAGGATGAGCTGGAGCTGGTTCCTGGGGACTTTGTCTTCATGTCTCCAGTGGACCAGAGTAGCACCAGTGAGGGATGGGTGTACGGGACCTCGCTGGCCACCGGGCTTTCCGGCCTGCTGCCCGAGAACTACGTCAGCCTGTCTGATGAATCCGACACCTGGGTCTTCCATGG CTCCCATTCCTTCTTCAGCTGTGGGCCCAGTGACAAGACCAGTAAGGAGAGAGGGATGTTTGATGGACTGCTGGACAGCCGACGCTCCGATAACACGAGTCCCGGAGACACGCCCACCCTCAGTCTCATTTGTCATCCAATGCAG GTCCTGCGGATCAGCAGCGGTCACCCTCGGCAGTCCAAACGTACACTTTTCGTCTGCCGGCACGGCGAGAGGATGGATGTGGTCTTCGGCAAACACTGGCTCTCCCTCTGCTCAGACAGTAAAG GTAGATATGTACGTTCCAATCTGAACATGCCTCCCAGTTTGCCACTGTGGGGGGGCCAGAGAGATTATGAAATGGACACGCCTCTCACTGTGTTCGGCTCCACACAGGCTCGACTAGTGG GTGAGGCCCTGCTAGAGAGTAACACAGCGATAGACTTTGTGtactgctctccctctctgcgaTGTGTTCAGACTGCACAGAACATCCTGAAAG GTCTGCAGCAGGATGGTAAAGTGAAGCTGAGAGTGGAACCGGGGCTTTTTGAATGGACCAAGTGGGTTTCTGGGAACTCCCTGCCAGCATGGATACCCCCATCTGACTTGGCTACTGCCAACTTCAGTGTGGACACAATGTACAG ACCACTGATCCCAGTCAGCAAGCTCACCGTGTCGGAGTCCTATGAGAACTACATGAGTCGGAGCTACCAAGTGACCAAAGATATCCTGTCGGACTGCAAAAACACTG GAAACAACGTGCTGATTGTAGCCCACGCTTCTTCCTTAGAGGCATGCACGCGCCAGCTGCAGGGCCGCAGCCCGCAGAGCGCCAAGGACTTCATCCAAGTCGTCCGAAAG ATCCCCTACCTGGGCTTCTGCTCCTGCGAGGAGCAGGGGGACACCGGCGGGTGGCAGTTAGTGGaccctcccatcctccccctcaCACATGGACCAAACCACATGTTTGACTGGAGGGAGACACTTCTGCAAGACTGA